From one Nonomuraea polychroma genomic stretch:
- a CDS encoding EamA family transporter, with protein sequence MEANVRWVALTAVAPVAWGTNYFVTHEFLPADRPLYGAALRALPAGLILLALCRQRPRGAWWWRSAVLGLLNVGVFFVLVYAASQLLPTSVASTVMAVSPLTMMLIAWSLVSERPGIAHLAGAAIGLAGVCLMLLTGVGGVSVPGVLASAVAMLVSSFGHILAKRWSAGADVLASTAWQLTAGGLFLLPIAAAVEGPPPELSTPALIAFGYVAVVATALAFAAWFTGLRHLPAGTVGLIGLLNPVTGVLLGTAVAGEVLTAQQLCGLILVLIGVVLGRPMRAGRRGVITPAVVGAASCPRRPGGRPG encoded by the coding sequence GTGGAAGCTAATGTGCGGTGGGTGGCACTGACCGCGGTCGCGCCGGTGGCCTGGGGGACTAACTACTTCGTCACACACGAGTTCCTCCCCGCAGACCGCCCGCTGTACGGAGCAGCTCTGCGGGCGCTGCCCGCCGGACTCATCCTGCTGGCCTTGTGCAGGCAGCGGCCACGCGGCGCGTGGTGGTGGCGATCCGCCGTGCTCGGGCTGCTCAACGTGGGCGTGTTCTTCGTCCTCGTCTACGCCGCTTCCCAGCTGCTTCCGACGAGCGTCGCCTCGACCGTCATGGCGGTGTCCCCGCTGACGATGATGCTCATTGCCTGGTCCCTGGTGTCCGAACGGCCCGGCATTGCGCACCTGGCCGGCGCCGCGATCGGGCTCGCCGGGGTGTGTCTCATGCTGCTCACGGGGGTGGGAGGGGTGAGCGTGCCGGGAGTTCTCGCCTCGGCCGTCGCCATGCTGGTGTCGTCCTTCGGCCACATATTGGCCAAGCGGTGGAGCGCCGGTGCCGATGTGCTCGCCTCGACCGCCTGGCAGCTCACCGCCGGAGGTCTGTTCCTGCTCCCGATCGCCGCAGCCGTGGAGGGCCCTCCGCCCGAGCTCTCCACGCCGGCGCTCATCGCGTTCGGCTATGTCGCCGTGGTCGCCACTGCACTGGCCTTCGCCGCCTGGTTCACCGGGCTGCGGCACCTGCCCGCTGGGACAGTGGGTCTGATCGGCCTGCTCAACCCCGTTACGGGCGTGCTGCTCGGCACCGCGGTCGCCGGAGAGGTGTTGACGGCCCAGCAACTGTGCGGACTGATACTGGTCCTGATCGGAGTCGTCCTCGGCCGGCCCATGCGCGCGGGCCGACGGGGAGTGATCACTCCAGCAGTCGTAGGCGCGGCATCGTGCCCACGACGGCCAGGTGGCCGGCCAGGATGA
- a CDS encoding MarR family winged helix-turn-helix transcriptional regulator, which translates to MEDRQPLDRVARIQADWRRERPDIDVSPQGVIGRLHRLADQLTERLCLVYGRYGLSEGEFDVLCALRRAGEPYERAPGELAAHTMVTTGAMTKRIDRLERAGLVTRRRSDDDQRGRIVALTRPGRELIDRAFTDHMRNERDLLDLLTPTEAETLETLLTTWLSRMEHPRPPGRE; encoded by the coding sequence ATGGAAGACCGGCAACCGCTGGACCGTGTGGCCCGTATCCAGGCCGACTGGCGCCGCGAACGGCCCGACATCGACGTCTCCCCGCAGGGAGTGATCGGCCGACTGCACCGCCTGGCCGACCAGCTCACCGAGAGACTCTGCCTCGTATACGGCCGTTACGGTCTCAGCGAGGGAGAATTCGACGTCCTGTGCGCCCTGCGCCGCGCAGGTGAGCCCTACGAACGAGCCCCCGGCGAGCTCGCCGCGCACACCATGGTCACCACCGGCGCGATGACGAAGAGGATCGACCGTCTGGAGCGAGCCGGGCTCGTCACCCGCCGCCGTTCCGATGACGACCAGCGTGGCCGAATCGTCGCCCTCACCAGACCCGGACGGGAACTGATCGATCGGGCCTTCACCGACCACATGCGCAACGAACGCGACCTGCTGGATCTGCTGACGCCCACCGAGGCCGAGACGCTCGAAACACTGCTCACGACCTGGCTCTCCCGCATGGAACACCCGCGCCCTCCCGGCAGGGAGTGA
- a CDS encoding response regulator translates to MRVMLAEDSALLREGLVRLLKEEGHDVLAAVGDADALLEAVTGERPDAVVVDVRMPPTHTDEGLRAALEIRRRWPEVKVLILSQYVEKKYATELMSGSIDGVGYLLKDRVAQVGDFLDALERVGSGGTAFDPEVVRQLLARTSHADPLARLTAREHQVLELMAQGLTNASIAQSLHVSQSAVEKHVNALFDKLALSHTTGYSRRVLAVLRYLGS, encoded by the coding sequence GTGCGCGTGATGCTGGCCGAGGACTCGGCCCTGCTGCGCGAGGGCCTGGTACGGCTGCTGAAGGAGGAGGGGCACGACGTTCTGGCCGCGGTGGGCGACGCCGACGCGCTCCTGGAGGCGGTGACCGGCGAGCGGCCCGACGCGGTGGTGGTCGACGTACGGATGCCGCCCACCCACACCGACGAGGGCCTGCGTGCCGCCCTGGAGATCCGGCGGCGCTGGCCGGAAGTCAAGGTGCTGATCCTTTCCCAATACGTGGAGAAGAAGTACGCCACCGAGCTGATGAGCGGCAGCATCGACGGCGTCGGCTACCTGCTCAAAGACCGCGTGGCCCAGGTCGGCGACTTCCTGGACGCGCTGGAGCGGGTGGGCTCGGGCGGGACGGCCTTCGACCCGGAGGTAGTGCGCCAGTTGCTCGCGCGCACCAGCCACGCCGACCCGCTGGCCCGGCTCACCGCCCGCGAGCACCAGGTGCTGGAGCTCATGGCCCAGGGCCTGACCAACGCCTCGATCGCCCAATCCCTCCACGTGTCGCAGAGCGCGGTGGAGAAGCACGTCAACGCCCTGTTCGACAAGCTCGCGCTGTCGCACACCACCGGCTACAGCCGCCGGGTCCTGGCGGTGCTGCGCTACCTCGGTTCCTGA
- a CDS encoding serine hydrolase domain-containing protein: MMQTMMNVLVATAVAAGGQGVDVRGDLEKIVAGDGATAALARVSDGERTWTGAAGVRDIKRGGRPSPGGYFRIGSVTKTFVATVVLQLVDEGEVRLDDPIDKHLPGLVPGGEQITVRQLLNHTSHLYDYMSEPGYSTNRWRGDARFRSYQPRELLKMAFAKKLPDDGKWRYSNTNYVVLGLLVEKLTGNPYGEEVERRILHPLKLRRTLVPGNRAGLPSPHAKGYEPMPDLVDATRMNPSLDWAAGEMISTTADLERFMSALLGGELISKKSLQAMRTTVNTGEGFSYGLGLQAYQLPCGTVWGHSGELIGYLTFAFRSDSGKSMNLSINPSTRNPSTEEVMGMAIKVFCGTADQRRS, encoded by the coding sequence ATGATGCAGACGATGATGAACGTGCTGGTAGCGACGGCTGTCGCGGCGGGCGGACAGGGCGTGGACGTGCGCGGCGACCTGGAGAAGATCGTGGCGGGCGACGGGGCGACGGCGGCTCTGGCGCGGGTCTCCGACGGCGAACGCACCTGGACGGGCGCCGCGGGCGTGCGCGACATCAAGCGCGGAGGACGGCCCTCGCCAGGCGGCTACTTCCGGATCGGCAGCGTCACCAAGACCTTCGTCGCGACCGTGGTGCTCCAGCTCGTGGACGAGGGCGAGGTGCGGCTCGACGACCCCATCGACAAGCACCTGCCCGGCCTGGTGCCGGGCGGCGAGCAGATCACCGTCCGTCAGCTCCTCAACCACACGAGCCACCTGTACGACTACATGAGCGAGCCCGGATACTCGACCAACCGCTGGCGCGGCGACGCCCGGTTCCGCTCCTACCAGCCGCGCGAGCTGCTCAAGATGGCCTTCGCCAAGAAGCTGCCCGACGACGGCAAGTGGCGCTACTCCAACACCAACTACGTGGTGCTCGGGCTGCTGGTGGAGAAGCTGACCGGCAACCCCTACGGTGAGGAGGTCGAGCGCCGCATCCTGCACCCGCTGAAGCTGCGCCGCACGCTGGTGCCGGGCAACCGGGCAGGGCTGCCGTCGCCGCACGCCAAGGGATACGAGCCGATGCCCGACCTGGTGGACGCGACGCGGATGAACCCCTCGCTGGACTGGGCCGCGGGGGAGATGATCTCGACGACGGCCGACCTGGAGCGGTTCATGTCGGCGCTGCTCGGCGGTGAGCTGATCAGCAAGAAGTCGTTGCAGGCGATGCGTACGACGGTCAACACCGGGGAGGGGTTCAGCTACGGTCTCGGGCTGCAGGCCTACCAGCTGCCGTGCGGCACCGTGTGGGGGCACAGCGGAGAGTTGATCGGCTATCTGACGTTCGCGTTCCGCTCGGACTCCGGCAAGTCGATGAACCTGTCGATCAACCCCTCGACCCGCAACCCGTCCACCGAGGAGGTCATGGGCATGGCCATCAAGGTGTTCTGCGGGACGGCGGACCAGCGGCGCAGTTGA
- a CDS encoding nitrilase-related carbon-nitrogen hydrolase, whose product MRSWLWLLAGTALLPFTLLQTTIPLAAWVAPVLLLRFARTTRARWALPALAVAVAVGAAISFRGVFPGDQIAMIAVGAGVLGVVPYALDGLLGRRLSGLPRTLVFPAADVALAFLFSTGEMGTMGHPVGSQVGNLPLLQSVSVTGLWGLAFLIAWTAPVCNELWERGFDLRAAGRSTVVWVCSLAAVLLLGGARLVFDPPAGSTVRVAALAPNRAADDASVAAGIKAGPRSAAERAELRRRYYTPTVDDLFDRTVTAARSGARIVLWSEAAAYDFVEDGAAVVERARAVARAERIYLQIGVVYLLPREQSPNVEIRAIMIDPGGTVVWNYLKTSTPVGDGNVPGPGVVPTIDTPYGRLATVICFDANFMPLVRQAGQAGADILLLPSSDYAQVTDALGQQAVLRGVENGMSVVRSARLGTSIAVDHQGRMIGYEASWFSSDARTTDHTMTVTVPVQGRPTPYSRWVGDAVAWLCLTGLLAMTAVAAVRRFRRTAAAEPDMATEPALPAVRS is encoded by the coding sequence ATGAGGTCGTGGCTCTGGCTGCTGGCCGGTACGGCCCTGCTGCCGTTCACCCTTCTGCAGACCACCATTCCGCTGGCCGCGTGGGTGGCGCCGGTGCTGCTGCTGCGTTTCGCCCGGACCACCCGCGCCCGATGGGCACTACCGGCTCTGGCCGTCGCGGTCGCCGTCGGTGCCGCGATCAGCTTCCGAGGCGTCTTTCCAGGTGACCAGATCGCGATGATCGCGGTCGGCGCCGGCGTGCTCGGCGTGGTCCCGTACGCGCTGGACGGGCTGCTCGGCCGGAGGCTGAGCGGGCTGCCGCGCACCCTCGTCTTCCCGGCGGCCGACGTCGCGCTGGCATTCCTGTTCAGCACCGGCGAGATGGGCACGATGGGGCATCCGGTGGGCAGCCAGGTGGGAAACCTGCCGCTGCTGCAGTCGGTGTCGGTGACCGGCCTGTGGGGGCTGGCGTTCCTGATCGCCTGGACCGCACCGGTCTGCAACGAGCTGTGGGAACGCGGCTTCGACCTGCGAGCCGCCGGCCGGAGTACTGTCGTCTGGGTCTGCAGCCTGGCCGCCGTCCTGCTGTTGGGCGGGGCGAGGCTGGTGTTCGACCCACCGGCCGGCTCGACCGTCCGGGTGGCCGCACTGGCGCCGAACCGGGCAGCCGACGACGCGTCCGTGGCCGCCGGCATCAAGGCCGGGCCGCGTAGCGCGGCGGAACGCGCGGAGCTGAGACGGCGGTACTACACCCCGACGGTCGACGACCTGTTCGACCGGACGGTGACGGCCGCCCGGTCGGGAGCCAGAATCGTCCTGTGGTCCGAGGCCGCGGCCTACGACTTCGTCGAGGATGGGGCAGCGGTGGTCGAACGAGCGCGGGCGGTCGCCCGAGCGGAACGGATCTATCTTCAGATCGGCGTGGTCTACCTGCTGCCCAGAGAGCAGAGCCCCAACGTCGAGATCCGCGCCATCATGATCGATCCGGGCGGCACGGTCGTCTGGAACTACCTCAAGACGTCCACGCCCGTCGGTGACGGCAATGTGCCCGGCCCCGGGGTGGTGCCCACCATAGACACGCCGTACGGCCGGCTGGCGACCGTCATCTGCTTCGACGCCAACTTCATGCCGCTGGTCCGGCAGGCCGGGCAGGCCGGGGCCGACATCCTGCTCCTGCCCTCCAGCGACTATGCACAGGTCACCGACGCGCTCGGGCAGCAGGCCGTGTTGCGCGGCGTGGAGAACGGGATGAGCGTCGTCCGGTCCGCTCGGCTCGGGACCTCCATAGCCGTCGACCACCAGGGCCGGATGATCGGGTACGAGGCGAGCTGGTTCTCCAGCGACGCCCGCACCACCGACCACACGATGACTGTCACGGTGCCCGTCCAGGGACGGCCCACCCCGTACAGCCGGTGGGTGGGCGACGCCGTCGCCTGGCTCTGCCTCACCGGCCTGCTCGCGATGACGGCTGTGGCAGCCGTCCGCCGGTTCCGCCGGACGGCCGCCGCAGAGCCCGATATGGCCACGGAACCGGCTCTGCCTGCCGTACGAAGCTGA
- a CDS encoding LuxR C-terminal-related transcriptional regulator, producing the protein MALQNERPPAAPGLTHPLINGKLLVPPVRPGTVGRGRLTTLLDDHSQRLAVVVAPAGWGKTTLLADWARRIAPAGGTAVAWLTLDDSDDEPYRFWTYLISALRTVSPALGGAALKALRVTEVDPLEVAVPTLLNDLEAMTGRYALVLDDYHVLRDRRIHEAVEFFLGYLPPSLRLIVASRLDPALPLARLRAGGELAEIRAAGLRFTGDEATGLVGGVAGDALDTDGVAALVHRAEGWAAGIKLMALAIRAAPSPPATVDTLGGDERHVVDYLTSEVLDGLRAGQRDFLLRTSVLDQLCGPLCDTVLERADSQLALAELERADLFLVALDSQRFWYRYHRLFREALRRELATVAPEAGPQLLSRAAGWHANAGDQEQAIRYLIAAGDQHGAAELLAAADDDFLARGAIGAYLRLGDSLGAEAVRANPRLGISLASAAGLTGRLHRVAPLLDTAEAAMTAGTAPPAGWRSGHAAAMTLRAVYAQDGWTPEELLAMARRSVELEVDPEIPGWVISRIALGSVLSGTGHHDDAARVLAQAVERAAPVGLPAFTRLQATGLLAIALSNRGHTEHVRVLLRGVLPAVAAIEAELGEAAAPAVVFLRLAEGVVAHRDGQLIRARDLLLHAVDLAQITGHPTQVVRALVTLAELELACGDRRAASSALSEADEVARSGPVFPAVAAALTDTRLRVGRSTMPMTSGAGGPAEPLTDREHSILRALRGPLSQREIGAELYLSMNTVKGYSKSLYRKLGVASRAEAVQRGRDLGLI; encoded by the coding sequence ATGGCTCTGCAGAACGAGCGGCCGCCTGCCGCGCCAGGGCTCACGCACCCACTCATCAACGGCAAACTGCTGGTCCCGCCAGTCCGGCCGGGGACCGTCGGCAGAGGCAGGCTGACCACGCTGCTCGACGACCACTCCCAGCGCCTGGCCGTCGTGGTCGCGCCCGCGGGATGGGGGAAGACCACCCTGCTCGCCGACTGGGCCCGGCGAATCGCCCCCGCAGGCGGCACCGCCGTCGCGTGGCTCACCCTGGACGACTCCGACGATGAGCCGTACCGGTTCTGGACCTACCTGATTTCAGCCCTGCGGACGGTGAGCCCGGCGCTGGGCGGCGCGGCGCTGAAGGCCTTACGGGTGACCGAGGTCGACCCGCTCGAGGTGGCCGTGCCCACCCTGCTCAACGACCTCGAAGCGATGACCGGGCGGTACGCCCTCGTGCTCGACGACTACCACGTGCTCCGGGACCGGCGGATCCACGAGGCCGTCGAGTTCTTTCTCGGCTACCTGCCGCCCTCCCTTCGCTTGATCGTCGCCTCCCGGCTGGACCCGGCGCTGCCGCTGGCCCGGCTCAGGGCCGGCGGAGAGCTGGCCGAGATCCGCGCGGCCGGGCTGCGCTTCACCGGCGACGAGGCGACCGGCCTGGTCGGCGGGGTGGCAGGCGACGCCCTCGACACCGATGGGGTCGCCGCCCTGGTCCACCGGGCCGAAGGCTGGGCGGCCGGGATCAAGCTGATGGCGCTGGCGATCCGGGCCGCCCCGAGCCCTCCGGCCACTGTGGACACGCTCGGCGGCGACGAGCGGCACGTCGTCGACTATCTCACCAGCGAGGTCCTCGACGGCCTGCGCGCCGGGCAGCGCGACTTCCTCCTCCGCACATCCGTGCTCGATCAGCTGTGCGGCCCGCTGTGTGACACCGTCCTGGAACGTGCCGACTCCCAACTGGCGCTGGCCGAGTTGGAACGGGCCGATCTGTTCCTCGTCGCGCTGGACTCCCAGCGGTTCTGGTACCGCTATCACCGGCTGTTCCGCGAAGCTCTCCGGCGCGAGCTGGCCACTGTGGCTCCCGAGGCTGGGCCGCAGCTCCTGAGCCGGGCCGCCGGGTGGCATGCCAACGCCGGAGATCAGGAGCAGGCGATCCGGTACCTGATCGCCGCCGGTGACCAGCACGGCGCGGCGGAACTGCTGGCCGCCGCCGACGACGACTTCCTCGCCCGCGGCGCGATCGGCGCCTACCTGCGGCTCGGTGACAGCCTCGGCGCAGAGGCCGTACGGGCCAATCCGAGGCTGGGCATCTCGCTCGCGTCGGCCGCGGGCTTGACCGGCCGCCTCCACCGCGTGGCCCCGCTGCTCGACACGGCCGAGGCCGCCATGACCGCCGGCACCGCCCCTCCGGCCGGATGGCGGTCGGGGCACGCGGCGGCGATGACGCTGCGAGCGGTGTACGCCCAGGACGGCTGGACTCCAGAAGAACTGCTCGCCATGGCCCGTCGCTCCGTCGAACTGGAGGTGGACCCGGAGATCCCCGGGTGGGTGATCTCCCGGATCGCGCTCGGAAGCGTACTGTCGGGCACGGGTCACCACGATGACGCGGCGCGGGTGCTGGCGCAGGCGGTGGAACGGGCCGCGCCGGTCGGCCTGCCCGCGTTCACCCGGCTCCAGGCCACCGGCCTGCTCGCCATTGCCCTGTCGAACCGAGGCCATACCGAACACGTACGCGTGCTGTTGCGAGGCGTGCTGCCCGCGGTCGCGGCGATCGAGGCCGAGCTCGGGGAGGCCGCTGCGCCGGCGGTGGTCTTCCTGCGGCTGGCCGAAGGCGTCGTCGCCCATCGCGACGGGCAGCTCATTCGGGCGCGGGATCTGCTGCTCCACGCCGTGGACCTGGCCCAGATCACCGGCCATCCCACCCAGGTCGTACGGGCCCTGGTCACTCTGGCCGAGCTGGAACTGGCCTGCGGGGACCGCCGGGCGGCGTCGTCCGCTCTGTCCGAGGCCGACGAGGTGGCGCGGAGCGGGCCGGTGTTCCCCGCGGTGGCCGCCGCCCTCACCGACACGCGCCTGCGTGTCGGGCGGAGCACAATGCCCATGACCAGCGGGGCCGGCGGGCCGGCGGAACCGCTCACCGACCGGGAGCACTCCATCCTGCGTGCTCTGCGCGGTCCGCTGAGCCAGCGGGAGATCGGCGCGGAGCTCTACCTGTCGATGAACACGGTGAAGGGCTACAGCAAGAGCCTGTACCGCAAACTCGGCGTAGCGTCCCGAGCCGAAGCCGTCCAACGCGGGCGCGACCTCGGCCTGATCTGA